In Camelina sativa cultivar DH55 chromosome 16, Cs, whole genome shotgun sequence, a single window of DNA contains:
- the LOC104753717 gene encoding uncharacterized protein LOC104753717 has translation MEMEDNNIDETSGTIDEGGEDEEKSGTLDGYCIDEEKSGTLDGYCVDEEKSGTLDGFGEEEVESCLQYNVSEEEVQSGILVGCGGDEIFSIDDMSFSGKIEKQMIRGVEGLDTTSQTLERIRIGQIHGSKAELQFKLRMITIFQNFDYTTIKSTKTLLVLKYYVPGCSWRIRASTIRRSSQFKVRKYIDIHTCPVTKRCSRHRQATSKCFGELYLVKFGKIGVGIRPMHIMDVMKAMYGIEIDYWKAYKALVHAREMVQGTWESGYADLPTFLHRIKAANPGTITKLECDEEDKFKFLFIAFGACINGFQFIRNVIVVDGTHLKGKFLGVLLVAVGQDGNGKIFPIAFGIVDYENDVSWEWFLTQLRKICPDHHELVIISDRHKSIGKTIRKVFPLAHRGICTYHLYQNLLKKYKERSTLILVRKAIKAYRVSEFTTIFNEIRIEKPDLAMYLENVDVRLWSRANFPGNRYGILTSNIAESMKKVLLNARGYPIACLLEELRKLISKWFMRRRERAMSLPTLFTPKVEKILKKRSDIANTLYVQHIDAHLSHVTGGELGCVVDLRQMCCTCRVYDIDKIPCEHALAAATKRQNLSEETLVHPYYTKKYLYYAYVESINPDDVELESPLDITNTRCLPPRKRRGAGRPKKSRYLSALEKAMGKQPPLKKRKLSQEPSPQKLRKHHTCSECKTAGHNRATCTNI, from the exons ATGGAGATGGAG GATAATAACATTGATGAAACAAGTGGCACCATTGATGAGGGTGGTGAAGATGAGGAAAAAAGTGGAACCCTTGATGGATATTGTATAGATGAGGAAAAAAGTGGAACTCTTGATGGATATTGTGTAGATGAGGAAAAAAGTGGTACTCTTGATGgatttggtgaagaggaagTCGAAAGTTGTTTACAATACAATGTTAGTGAAGAAGAGGTCCAAAGTGGTATACTTGTTGGTTGTGGTGGAGATGAGATTTTTTCAATTGATGATATGTCTTTTAGTGGAAAAATTGAGAAGCAAATGATTCGAGGTGTAGAAGGTCTTGACACTACTTCACAAACTCTTGAGCGTATTAGGATTGGGCAAATACATGGTAGTAAGGCAGAGTTGCAATTTAAGTTGCGTATGATCACaatttttcagaattttgatTATACAACCATCAAGTCGACAAAAACCTTGCTAGTGCTGAAATATTATGTCCCTGGTTGTTCTTGGAGGATCCGCGCATCAACAATTAGAAGATCTTCTCAATTTAAGGTACGCAAGTACATAGATATTCATACATGTCCTGTGACGAAAAGGTGTTCTCGTCATCGACAAGCAACATCAAAATGTTTTGGAGAGTTGTATTTggtaaaatttggaaaaattgGTGTAGGAATAAGACCTATGCACATCATGGATGTGATGAAAGCAATGTACGGTATTGAGATTGATTATTGGAAGGCATACAAAGCATTAGTGCATGCACGTGAGATGGTACAAGGTACATGGGAGAGTGGGTATGCAGATTTGCCTACTTTTCTGCATAGGATTAAGGCAGCAAATCCAGGTACAATTACCAAACTTGAatgtgatgaagaagacaaatttaAGTTCTTATTCATTGCATTTGGTGCATGTATCAATGGTTTTCAGTTTATAAGAAATGTGATTGTGGTGGATGGTACTCATTTGAAAGGAAAGTTCTTGGGTGTTTTGCTTGTAGCTGTTGGGCAGGATGGAAATGGTAAGATATTCCCCATAGCTTTCGGAATTGTAGATTATGAGAATGATGTTTCATGGGAATGGTTTCTAACTCAGTTACGTAAAATATGCCCCGACCATCATGAGCTAGTTATTATTTCTGATCGACACAAATCCATTGGTAAAACGATTAGGAAGGTGTTCCCACTAGCTCATAGGGGAATATGTACTTATCATCTCTATCAAAATCTTCTGAAGAAGTACAAAGAGAGGAGTACATTGATCTTGGTTAGAAAAGCCATAAAAGCGTATAGGGTTTCAGAGTTCACTACGATATTTAACGAGATTCGAATTGAAAAGCCTGATCTTGCGATGTATTTGGAGAACGTTGATGTGCGTCTATGGTCTCGAGCAAATTTTCCAGGAAACAGGTATGGCATATTGACAAGCAACATTGCTGAGTCTATGAAGAAAGTTCTTTTAAACGCGCGTGGATATCCTATCGCTTGCTTGTTAGAAGAGTTGAGAAAGTTGATTTCAAAGTGGTTTATGAGACGTCGGGAACGCGCAATGTCTCTACCAACTCTTTTCACACCTAAAGTtgaaaagattttgaaaaaaagaagtgatATTGCCAATACTCTTTATGTGCAACACATTGATGCACATCTTAGCCATGTCACTGGCGGTGAACTTGGTTGTGTCGTTGATCTACGACAG ATGTGTTGCACTTGTCGCGTTTACGATATTGATAAGATTCCATGTGAACATGCTCTTGCTGCTGCTACGAAGAGACAAAATCTATCTGAAGAAACACTTGTACATCCTTACTacaccaaaaaatatttgtactaTGCATATGTTGAGTCTATTAATCCAGATGATGTTGAGTTGGAGTCTCCTCTAGATATAACAAATACAAGATGTCTTCCACCAAGAAAAAGACGTGGTGCAGGTAGACCAAAGAAGTCAAGATACCTTTCTGCACTTGAAAAGGCGATGGGTAAACAACCACCACTCAAAAAAAGGAAACTGTCTCAAGAGCCATCACCCCAGAAGTTGCGCAAGCACCATACATGTTCAGAATGTAAGACCGCAGGACACAATCGTGCAACTTGCACTaacatttga